In one window of bacterium DNA:
- a CDS encoding Nif3-like dinuclear metal center hexameric protein, protein MVTLKQICQFLETELNIAQVKDEAINGLQVEGKKTIEKIACAVDASLETFYEAKKQNVDMIIVHHGLFWGTPQPLTGTLYKRLEVLFKNDISLYAVHLPLDLHPTLGNNAQLMNLFVPKTSQPFGKYHEVPIGYLGNLKKGIDLLDVKQILEQRLNTICRLLDFGRQKIKSIAIVSGGGSDMLKEAIEKEVDLFITGESKLFTYHLARESKINIIFAGHYATETLGVKALAEVLAQKFQIECPFIDIPTEL, encoded by the coding sequence ATGGTTACTTTAAAGCAAATATGCCAATTTCTTGAGACAGAGTTAAATATAGCCCAGGTTAAAGATGAGGCGATAAATGGCTTACAAGTTGAAGGAAAAAAGACAATTGAGAAAATAGCCTGTGCTGTTGATGCCTCATTAGAAACTTTTTATGAGGCAAAAAAACAAAATGTAGATATGATTATTGTTCATCATGGTCTATTTTGGGGAACACCTCAACCTTTAACCGGTACCCTTTATAAACGATTAGAGGTGTTGTTTAAAAATGATATTTCGCTCTATGCGGTGCATTTGCCTTTAGACCTTCATCCAACACTTGGCAATAATGCTCAATTAATGAATTTATTTGTCCCCAAAACATCACAACCTTTTGGGAAATATCATGAAGTACCAATTGGGTATTTAGGCAACTTAAAAAAAGGAATTGATTTATTAGATGTTAAACAAATACTTGAGCAAAGGTTAAATACTATTTGTCGATTATTAGATTTTGGTAGACAAAAGATTAAAAGCATAGCCATAGTCTCGGGTGGTGGCTCGGATATGCTTAAAGAGGCGATAGAAAAAGAGGTGGATTTATTTATTACTGGCGAATCAAAATTATTTACATATCATTTAGCCAGGGAATCAAAAATCAATATTATCTTTGCTGGTCATTATGCCACCGAGACATTAGGAGTTAAGGCATTGGCAGAGGTTTTAGCCCAAAAATTTCAAATAGAATGTCCTTTTATTGATATTCCAACAGAACTTTAA
- a CDS encoding multidrug resistance protein: MRFFIAVLMCICVGVGGQLLLKTGVSQAEIGNYFQMLTHPAVIIGGFLYIGSSFLWLLLLQRAHLSYLYPLISVSYVLVVIASCLLFQEIVSPIRWIGVGVICVGVTLVSQS, encoded by the coding sequence ATGCGGTTTTTTATAGCAGTGCTGATGTGTATTTGTGTAGGAGTAGGAGGACAATTATTGTTAAAAACAGGTGTTTCGCAAGCGGAGATAGGTAATTATTTTCAAATGCTAACTCATCCTGCGGTTATCATAGGTGGTTTTCTTTATATCGGAAGTTCTTTCTTATGGCTTTTATTGCTTCAAAGAGCACACCTGAGTTACCTATATCCACTGATTAGTGTCTCGTATGTCCTGGTAGTAATTGCTTCTTGCCTTTTATTTCAGGAAATAGTATCCCCTATTAGATGGATAGGGGTAGGAGTAATTTGTGTGGGAGTAACTTTAGTTTCACAGAGTTAG
- a CDS encoding EamA family transporter — MPILLAILVCVAIVVTGQLLLKTGVGKPSGKPIPLELIRIFTMPRVIFGFSLYIFSAMLWLWILQKAPLSFAYPMLSLAYVLIVFSSKFILKEHVPLIRWIGVAVICIGIFLISQS; from the coding sequence ATGCCAATATTATTAGCTATTTTGGTCTGTGTGGCGATTGTAGTCACAGGACAGTTGTTGTTAAAAACAGGCGTAGGTAAGCCTTCGGGTAAGCCTATTCCATTAGAATTAATCAGGATATTTACTATGCCCAGAGTAATCTTTGGATTTTCACTTTATATATTTAGTGCCATGCTCTGGCTGTGGATTTTACAAAAGGCCCCTTTGAGTTTTGCTTACCCGATGTTAAGTCTAGCCTATGTCTTGATAGTCTTCTCATCTAAATTCATTCTCAAAGAACATGTGCCTTTGATAAGATGGATAGGTGTAGCAGTTATCTGCATTGGTATATTTTTAATTTCACAAAGTTAG